In Halorhabdus tiamatea SARL4B, a genomic segment contains:
- a CDS encoding GtrA family protein yields MTDPSAGRTVGALLSGVRFGKFASVGVVGAVVDNAVLAGLRLGAGVPEMWAKAAGIEAAILVMFAVNDRWTFAREGERRPRSILGRLVRSHLVRSGGVAVQLGVYWVLTQQLAITLVVFDVDLWFLAASPIAIAVAMTVNYVFESLFTWRVHQEDRA; encoded by the coding sequence ATGACGGATCCCAGTGCGGGACGGACGGTCGGCGCGCTGCTGTCGGGCGTCCGCTTCGGCAAGTTCGCGTCAGTCGGCGTCGTCGGCGCAGTTGTCGACAACGCGGTCCTGGCCGGATTACGTCTCGGAGCCGGCGTCCCCGAGATGTGGGCGAAGGCTGCCGGTATCGAGGCAGCGATCCTGGTGATGTTCGCCGTCAACGACCGCTGGACGTTCGCCCGGGAAGGAGAGCGACGCCCGCGGTCAATTCTGGGTCGGCTGGTGCGCTCACACCTCGTCAGGTCGGGCGGTGTGGCGGTTCAACTGGGCGTCTACTGGGTCCTCACTCAGCAGTTGGCCATAACGCTGGTCGTCTTCGACGTGGACCTGTGGTTCCTGGCGGCGAGTCCGATCGCGATCGCGGTGGCGATGACGGTAAACTACGTTTTCGAGAGTCTGTTCACCTGGCGAGTCCATCAGGAAGACCGGGCCTAG
- a CDS encoding glycosyltransferase: MSRSVGVVVPAYRPDVPALESYVQTLRSTIDPDALLIELDAASAETAERLRDLPARVNAVPYRRGKGAAITAGFESLDTGVLAFADADGSVPADDFADVLGPVLAERADLAVGSRRHPDANVTSHQTLGRRFLGDGFAWLARRSLEARLYDYQCGAKAISESAWESVREHIFEPGFAWDVELVAIAGALDLRITEVPVTWVDQPGSTVSPVRTSLSLARTLLAARRRAAKLAADRPSAPGSIHRGDESALVYREDI; this comes from the coding sequence ATGAGTCGGTCCGTCGGTGTCGTCGTGCCGGCCTACCGCCCCGACGTCCCCGCGCTCGAATCGTACGTTCAGACCCTCCGATCGACCATCGATCCCGACGCCCTCCTGATCGAACTCGACGCGGCCAGCGCGGAGACAGCCGAGCGGCTCCGAGACCTCCCCGCCCGCGTCAACGCGGTCCCGTATCGACGTGGGAAAGGGGCCGCGATCACCGCCGGGTTCGAGAGTCTCGATACCGGAGTGCTCGCGTTCGCGGACGCGGACGGGTCGGTACCTGCCGACGATTTTGCTGATGTCCTCGGCCCCGTCCTCGCGGAGCGAGCGGATCTCGCTGTCGGGTCGCGTCGCCATCCGGACGCGAACGTCACGAGCCATCAGACGCTCGGCCGGCGATTTCTGGGCGACGGGTTCGCCTGGCTGGCGCGACGATCCCTCGAAGCGCGGCTGTACGATTATCAGTGTGGAGCGAAGGCGATCTCGGAATCAGCCTGGGAATCAGTTCGCGAGCACATCTTCGAGCCCGGGTTTGCCTGGGACGTCGAGTTGGTCGCGATCGCGGGGGCGCTGGACCTTCGAATCACGGAGGTGCCGGTCACGTGGGTCGACCAGCCTGGGTCGACGGTCTCGCCGGTCCGGACGTCGCTGTCGCTCGCCCGGACCCTGCTCGCAGCGCGTCGGCGGGCAGCCAAGCTCGCAGCGGACCGTCCGTCTGCGCCGGGTTCGATCCACCGGGGCGACGAGAGTGCGCTCGTCTACCGGGAGGATATATGA